The Sphaerospermopsis torques-reginae ITEP-024 genome has a window encoding:
- the glyS gene encoding glycine--tRNA ligase subunit beta: MTAFLLEVGTEELPASFLSGAIAQWRSRIPQTLETNSLKAETVEVFGTPRRLAVLITGLPSQQPDKEEEIKGPPAQAAFKDGQPTKAAEGFAKKQGVELSGLEVRSTDKGDFVFVNKKTPGRPVAEILTELVPQWVWNLEGKRLMRWGSGDGRFSRPIRWLVALLDGDVLPLELQNGEKIVKSDRISPTHRVLHPEPVTISHATEYVNTLRSGYVIVSPEEREKIIVEQVKKAAKDAGGSTVFYPDLLEEVINLVEYPSAVVGKFEQEFLELPTEVITEVMVTHQRYFPVFKDGYQQELLPNFITISNGNPEKSDIIAVGNERVVRARLADGRFFYESDRDKPLESFLPQLETVTFQEDLGSVRAKVDRIVKIAEKISNQLHLEEEQHQKIQRAALLCKADLVTQMVFEFPELQGIMGQKYALASGEDAEVARAIMEHYLPAAAGDILPSTLSGQVVALADRLDTLICIFGLGLIPTGSSDPFALRRAANGLINIIWASNLIINGQVLKGGLKLNLSQLLEQIATEFATTFNKDAKSLIATLREFFLQRIRTLLQEEKQIDYDLVNAVLGENDPEYTERALQDLLDVRDRAIYLQQIRKDGTLEKIYETINRSTRLAAQGDLDFQQLEPKTLINPELFQKSSESAFYNALVELVPQTQTAQQTRNYQLLIAALEKIAPTVSKFFDGEDSVLVMDPDPNIKRNRLNLLGLLRNHSRVLADFGAIVKNL; the protein is encoded by the coding sequence ATGACTGCGTTTTTATTAGAAGTTGGTACAGAAGAACTACCCGCAAGCTTTCTGAGTGGTGCGATCGCACAATGGCGATCGCGTATTCCTCAAACTCTGGAAACTAACAGTCTCAAAGCGGAAACGGTGGAGGTTTTTGGAACTCCCCGACGGTTAGCAGTTCTCATTACCGGTTTACCATCTCAACAACCAGACAAAGAAGAAGAAATTAAAGGACCACCTGCACAAGCAGCATTTAAAGATGGTCAACCTACCAAAGCAGCAGAAGGTTTCGCTAAAAAACAAGGTGTGGAACTGTCAGGTTTAGAAGTGCGTTCTACGGATAAAGGTGATTTTGTCTTTGTGAATAAAAAGACACCAGGACGACCAGTAGCGGAGATTTTAACCGAACTTGTACCCCAGTGGGTTTGGAACTTGGAAGGAAAGCGGTTGATGCGGTGGGGAAGTGGTGACGGTAGGTTTTCCCGTCCTATTCGCTGGTTAGTTGCTTTATTAGATGGGGATGTTTTACCCTTAGAATTGCAGAACGGTGAGAAGATAGTTAAAAGCGATCGCATTTCTCCAACCCATCGCGTTTTACATCCCGAACCTGTCACCATTTCCCACGCTACAGAATATGTAAATACCTTGCGTTCTGGTTATGTGATCGTTTCCCCAGAAGAACGGGAAAAAATCATTGTTGAACAAGTAAAGAAAGCAGCAAAAGATGCTGGTGGCTCTACAGTATTTTACCCTGACTTATTAGAAGAAGTCATCAATCTTGTTGAATATCCATCCGCAGTTGTGGGCAAGTTTGAACAAGAGTTTTTGGAGTTACCTACAGAAGTAATTACAGAAGTTATGGTAACTCATCAGCGATATTTTCCTGTGTTTAAAGATGGTTATCAGCAAGAATTATTACCAAATTTCATCACTATTTCTAACGGAAACCCCGAAAAATCAGATATCATTGCTGTTGGTAATGAAAGAGTAGTTCGTGCTAGGTTAGCAGATGGTAGATTTTTCTATGAATCTGATAGAGATAAACCCTTAGAAAGCTTTTTACCCCAACTAGAAACAGTCACATTTCAAGAGGATTTAGGTTCTGTCCGCGCCAAGGTAGATCGCATTGTTAAAATTGCAGAAAAAATCAGTAATCAATTGCATTTAGAGGAAGAACAGCACCAAAAAATCCAAAGAGCAGCTTTATTGTGCAAAGCAGATTTAGTAACTCAAATGGTGTTTGAGTTCCCAGAATTACAAGGAATTATGGGTCAAAAATACGCCTTAGCTAGTGGTGAAGATGCAGAAGTTGCAAGGGCAATTATGGAACATTATTTACCAGCAGCAGCAGGTGATATTTTACCTTCTACTCTTTCAGGTCAAGTTGTAGCTTTGGCTGACAGATTAGATACATTAATTTGCATATTTGGATTAGGTTTAATACCTACAGGTTCTTCTGATCCTTTTGCATTACGTCGGGCTGCTAATGGATTAATTAACATTATCTGGGCAAGTAATTTAATTATAAATGGACAAGTTTTAAAGGGAGGATTAAAACTTAACTTATCCCAGCTATTAGAGCAAATAGCCACAGAATTTGCAACCACATTTAATAAAGATGCAAAATCTTTAATCGCCACATTACGGGAATTTTTCCTGCAACGTATCCGCACCTTATTACAAGAAGAAAAACAGATAGATTATGACTTGGTAAATGCGGTATTGGGAGAAAACGATCCAGAGTACACAGAACGCGCATTACAGGATTTATTGGATGTACGCGATCGCGCAATTTATTTACAACAAATCCGCAAAGATGGTACATTAGAAAAAATCTATGAAACCATTAACCGTTCTACTAGACTGGCTGCACAAGGTGATTTAGATTTCCAACAATTAGAACCAAAAACATTAATAAATCCTGAATTATTCCAAAAATCATCGGAATCAGCATTTTATAACGCCCTAGTAGAATTAGTACCCCAAACCCAAACCGCACAGCAAACACGCAACTATCAACTGTTAATAGCAGCACTAGAAAAAATTGCTCCCACCGTGAGTAAATTTTTTGATGGAGAAGATAGCGTTTTAGTCATGGACCCAGACCCCAATATTAAGCGAAATCGGTTAAATTTGCTGGGATTATTGCGAAATCATAGCCGTGTATTAGCTGACTTTGGCGCAATTGTGAAAAATTTGTAA
- a CDS encoding glycoside hydrolase family protein, whose translation MTTELILNSNEILKLGSEGAKVEQLQQILKILNFNPGTIDGDFGNKTLLAIKQFQEQQGIEADGIVGTSTQNALNNALNKTLAKLNSGLYGGASGKLPLPGVALIKDFEGLYLNAYPDPLTGGKPITIGWGTTRKKDGSEWKLGETITKAEAEELLMMQLEEKYLPSLQKIPVWNELNVNQQGALLSFGYNLGASFYGGKNFQSITRVLQNKQWDEIEETFVKYRNPGSPVEAGLRRRREAEAKLFLTPVL comes from the coding sequence ATGACAACCGAATTAATTCTCAATTCTAATGAAATTCTGAAACTAGGATCTGAAGGGGCAAAAGTTGAGCAGTTGCAACAAATATTAAAGATTCTCAACTTTAATCCTGGTACTATAGATGGTGATTTTGGGAATAAGACTTTATTAGCAATAAAACAGTTTCAAGAACAACAGGGAATTGAGGCTGATGGTATTGTGGGAACAAGTACACAAAATGCTTTAAACAATGCTTTAAATAAGACTCTGGCAAAGTTAAATTCTGGTCTTTATGGTGGTGCTTCTGGGAAACTTCCACTTCCAGGAGTAGCACTGATCAAAGATTTTGAAGGTTTATATTTAAATGCTTATCCTGATCCGTTAACTGGTGGTAAACCTATTACTATTGGTTGGGGAACGACTCGCAAAAAAGATGGTAGTGAGTGGAAATTAGGTGAAACAATTACGAAAGCAGAAGCGGAAGAATTGTTAATGATGCAATTGGAGGAAAAATATTTACCATCTTTGCAAAAAATTCCTGTATGGAATGAGTTGAATGTTAACCAACAAGGTGCTTTATTGAGTTTTGGTTATAACTTAGGTGCTAGTTTTTATGGAGGAAAGAATTTTCAAAGTATTACTAGAGTTCTGCAAAATAAACAATGGGATGAAATTGAAGAGACGTTTGTTAAATACAGAAACCCTGGTAGTCCGGTGGAAGCAGGGTTAAGAAGGAGGAGAGAAGCGGAGGCTAAATTGTTTTTAACTCCTGTACTTTAA
- a CDS encoding 2'-5' RNA ligase family protein, whose translation MNRFFIAILPPQHIQDYANEIKQHFVNNYGSRGAQNSPPHITLQPPFMWEKKEISILETFMETFAKKQNYLPITLDGFAAFPPRVIYINVVKSQAILKLQSDLMNDIESSLGIIGKDGKNHSFTPHLTVARRDLKKHHFPAAWNDFKERQVYFEFTASHLTLLLHDGRQWNVKSEFSFQ comes from the coding sequence ATGAATCGTTTTTTTATTGCTATTCTTCCACCCCAACATATTCAAGATTACGCTAACGAAATTAAACAACATTTTGTTAATAATTATGGTAGTCGGGGCGCTCAAAATTCCCCTCCACATATCACTCTACAGCCTCCTTTTATGTGGGAAAAAAAGGAAATATCAATTTTAGAAACCTTTATGGAAACTTTCGCCAAAAAGCAGAATTACTTACCCATTACACTTGATGGTTTTGCGGCTTTTCCTCCTCGTGTTATATACATAAATGTAGTAAAAAGTCAAGCAATTTTAAAATTACAATCAGATTTAATGAATGATATAGAAAGTAGTTTGGGAATCATCGGTAAAGATGGGAAAAATCACTCTTTTACCCCTCATCTTACCGTAGCCAGGAGAGATTTAAAAAAACATCATTTTCCTGCTGCATGGAATGACTTTAAAGAACGTCAGGTATATTTTGAATTTACAGCCTCTCATCTTACCTTGCTACTCCATGACGGCAGACAGTGGAACGTTAAATCAGAGTTTTCTTTTCAGTAA
- a CDS encoding YciI family protein, which translates to MPWFVKIEAGLVDKPTFDQYVPAHTAYVKALIDKGHKAKTGYWAQKGGGMMLFEATSMDEAQSIVAADPLVVNGCVSYQLYEWKIVVE; encoded by the coding sequence ATGCCTTGGTTTGTCAAAATTGAAGCAGGTTTAGTGGATAAGCCCACCTTTGATCAATATGTACCAGCCCATACAGCTTACGTCAAAGCATTGATAGATAAAGGACATAAAGCTAAAACGGGATATTGGGCGCAAAAAGGAGGGGGGATGATGTTGTTTGAGGCAACTTCAATGGATGAAGCGCAGTCCATCGTGGCTGCTGATCCCTTAGTAGTCAACGGTTGTGTGAGTTATCAACTTTACGAATGGAAAATTGTTGTGGAATGA
- a CDS encoding phasin family protein has protein sequence MPGFGDIVQKAFYLGVGLASYAGEKAGGKLAELRSQVQKLADEMVAKGEMNTEEARRFVEDMMRQAQQHQTSGETTEKTEASEPRRIEIIGEDEEPTVKQTPKENVDHLRQQVLDLKKQLEQLKRDQ, from the coding sequence ATGCCTGGTTTTGGAGATATTGTACAAAAAGCTTTTTACCTGGGTGTAGGCTTGGCTTCTTACGCAGGCGAAAAAGCAGGGGGGAAATTAGCGGAACTGCGATCGCAAGTCCAAAAACTGGCTGACGAAATGGTGGCCAAGGGCGAAATGAACACAGAAGAAGCTCGTCGTTTCGTAGAAGATATGATGAGACAAGCCCAACAGCACCAAACATCTGGTGAAACCACAGAAAAAACAGAAGCTTCTGAACCCCGTCGCATCGAAATAATAGGGGAAGATGAAGAACCGACTGTTAAACAAACTCCCAAAGAAAACGTGGATCACCTGCGTCAACAAGTGCTAGACCTGAAAAAACAGTTAGAACAGCTTAAACGCGATCAGTAA
- the queF gene encoding preQ(1) synthase, with protein MSNSLSETVTTAKPEMKYGEREIEEGKLITFPNPRPGREYNIDITLPEFTCKCPFSGYPDFATIYISYVPDEKVVELKALKLYINSYRDRYISHEETANQILDDVVAACDPLKMTVKADFTPRGNVHTVVEVKHKKRK; from the coding sequence ATGAGTAATTCCTTGTCTGAAACAGTAACCACCGCAAAACCAGAAATGAAATATGGTGAACGTGAGATTGAAGAAGGAAAACTAATTACATTTCCCAATCCGCGTCCAGGTAGAGAATATAATATTGATATTACTTTACCCGAATTTACCTGTAAATGTCCCTTTTCCGGTTATCCTGACTTTGCGACTATTTACATTTCCTACGTACCGGATGAAAAGGTAGTAGAATTGAAAGCTTTAAAACTGTATATTAACAGTTACCGCGATCGCTATATTTCCCACGAAGAAACAGCAAATCAAATTTTAGATGATGTAGTTGCAGCTTGCGATCCTTTGAAAATGACAGTAAAAGCTGATTTTACTCCCCGTGGAAATGTGCATACAGTAGTAGAAGTAAAGCATAAAAAACGCAAATAA
- a CDS encoding type II toxin-antitoxin system HicB family antitoxin — MDKLRYQMIIQWSEEDDCFLVSLPDFPGQKWRTHGETYEEAVANGKEALESLIISYEADGESLPEPNIYKMAG, encoded by the coding sequence ATGGATAAATTAAGATATCAAATGATCATTCAATGGTCAGAGGAAGATGATTGTTTTTTAGTTAGTTTACCTGATTTTCCTGGACAAAAATGGCGCACTCATGGAGAAACTTATGAAGAAGCTGTTGCTAATGGTAAAGAAGCTCTAGAATCTTTAATAATTTCTTATGAAGCTGATGGTGAATCTTTACCTGAACCTAATATTTATAAAATGGCTGGTTAG
- a CDS encoding type II toxin-antitoxin system HicA family toxin codes for MPKKIRELKKMLKKAGFTERPGKGSHTNWTHPLYPGRITISGKDSKDAKPYQESEILEAIEIINAKENEQN; via the coding sequence ATGCCTAAGAAAATTAGGGAATTAAAGAAAATGCTCAAAAAAGCAGGTTTCACAGAACGTCCAGGTAAAGGAAGTCACACTAACTGGACTCATCCATTATATCCTGGAAGAATTACAATATCAGGTAAGGATAGTAAAGATGCTAAACCATATCAAGAAAGTGAAATTCTAGAAGCAATAGAAATTATTAACGCCAAAGAAAATGAACAAAATTAA
- a CDS encoding serine/threonine protein kinase yields the protein MDKSKIQSLIAIIHQELIPNFVIESVHPHNPIEVRAIPSPWELLGTGNYAAVVVHPEYPDVVVKMYAPGRPGFEEELEVYQRLGSHPAFSECFYAHDGLLVLKRLFGVTLYDCLHRGLRIPPKVIKDIDYALDYARTRGLYPHDVHGKNVMMFEGRGLVVDISDFLQQEKCSKWDDLKRAYYLIYLPIFYTLRLRVPYPLLNKVRKTYRFIRSISGHILAFINRLMGKKSLKN from the coding sequence ATGGATAAATCAAAAATACAGTCACTAATTGCTATTATCCACCAAGAACTCATTCCCAATTTCGTGATTGAAAGTGTCCATCCCCACAACCCGATAGAAGTACGCGCTATCCCCTCTCCCTGGGAGTTGTTGGGTACAGGAAACTATGCAGCGGTGGTTGTTCATCCTGAATATCCTGATGTGGTGGTGAAAATGTACGCACCTGGTCGGCCTGGGTTTGAGGAAGAATTGGAGGTCTACCAGCGTCTTGGTTCTCATCCTGCTTTTTCTGAGTGTTTTTATGCTCATGATGGTTTGTTGGTTTTGAAAAGATTATTTGGTGTTACTCTTTATGACTGTTTACATCGAGGTTTGCGTATTCCTCCCAAGGTAATTAAAGATATTGATTATGCTTTGGACTATGCTCGCACTCGCGGACTTTACCCCCATGATGTACATGGTAAAAATGTGATGATGTTTGAGGGTAGGGGTTTGGTGGTGGATATTTCTGATTTTCTGCAACAGGAAAAATGCTCAAAATGGGATGATCTCAAAAGAGCTTATTATTTGATATATTTGCCTATTTTTTACACTTTGCGGTTACGAGTTCCTTATCCTTTGTTAAATAAAGTCCGTAAAACTTACCGTTTTATTAGGTCTATTTCTGGTCATATTTTGGCATTTATTAATAGGTTAATGGGTAAGAAGTCTCTCAAAAATTAA
- a CDS encoding cytochrome c biogenesis protein, producing the protein MTVDNSTSKEFNLFSVPVRFLKREILPVITDLRLAIILLLIIALFSISGTVIEQGQTPAFYQANYPEHPALFGFLTWKVIQVVGLDHVYRTWWFLALLVLFGTSLTACTFTRQLPALKAAQKWQYYDDPKKFKKLALSAELNDVALNSITPILTKNRYKIFQSSEKNDILYARKGIIGRIGPIIVHIGIVMILLGGIWGAMTGFMAQEMIASGDTFQVKNIIDAGAWSSQDVLKDWSVKVNRFWIDYTAKGGIDQFYSDLSVVDNEGKEIDHEKIYVNKPLRYHGVVFYQTDWGISSVRVKLNNSPIFQLPMALLDTKGKGRLWGTWIPTKPDLSEGVSLLAKDLQGMVLIYDGQGKLINTVRSGMSIPVNGVNLKVVDVVGSTGLQIKYDPGIPIVYSGFALLMLGVVMSYFSHSQIWALQKGDVLYIGGKTNRAQVTFEREVLGILEQLTQPATK; encoded by the coding sequence ATGACTGTAGATAATTCGACATCCAAAGAATTTAATTTGTTTTCTGTTCCGGTTCGCTTTTTGAAACGGGAAATTTTACCTGTTATTACTGATTTAAGGTTAGCAATTATTTTGTTATTAATTATTGCCCTTTTTAGTATCAGTGGTACGGTAATTGAACAAGGACAAACACCCGCTTTTTACCAAGCAAATTACCCTGAACATCCCGCTTTATTTGGTTTTTTGACTTGGAAAGTTATTCAAGTTGTGGGTTTGGATCATGTTTATCGTACTTGGTGGTTTTTGGCTTTATTAGTGTTATTTGGTACGAGTTTAACTGCTTGTACTTTTACCCGTCAGTTACCAGCTTTAAAAGCTGCCCAAAAATGGCAATATTATGATGATCCGAAGAAGTTTAAAAAGTTAGCTTTGAGTGCAGAATTAAATGATGTTGCTTTAAATTCCATCACTCCAATTTTAACAAAAAACCGTTATAAAATCTTTCAATCATCAGAAAAAAATGATATTCTCTATGCTCGCAAAGGTATCATCGGACGCATTGGACCGATTATTGTACATATCGGTATTGTGATGATTTTACTGGGGGGTATTTGGGGAGCAATGACGGGTTTTATGGCTCAAGAAATGATTGCTTCTGGTGATACTTTCCAGGTAAAAAATATCATTGATGCGGGTGCTTGGTCTTCTCAAGATGTATTAAAAGATTGGTCAGTAAAAGTTAATAGATTTTGGATTGATTATACTGCAAAAGGAGGTATTGATCAATTTTATTCTGATTTATCTGTTGTGGATAATGAAGGTAAAGAAATAGATCATGAAAAGATTTATGTGAATAAACCTTTGCGTTATCATGGTGTGGTTTTTTATCAAACTGATTGGGGTATTTCCAGCGTGAGAGTTAAACTCAATAATAGTCCCATTTTCCAATTACCAATGGCGTTGTTAGATACTAAAGGTAAAGGTAGACTTTGGGGTACTTGGATACCTACAAAACCAGATTTAAGTGAAGGGGTTTCCCTGTTAGCTAAAGATTTACAAGGCATGGTTTTAATATATGATGGTCAAGGAAAACTAATTAATACCGTGCGTTCAGGAATGTCTATTCCTGTAAATGGGGTAAATTTGAAAGTTGTTGATGTGGTAGGTAGTACGGGTTTACAAATTAAATATGATCCGGGTATTCCTATTGTTTATAGTGGTTTTGCTTTGTTGATGTTGGGTGTGGTGATGAGTTATTTTTCCCATTCCCAAATTTGGGCTTTGCAAAAAGGTGATGTTTTGTATATTGGTGGTAAAACTAACCGCGCTCAAGTTACCTTTGAAAGAGAGGTTCTGGGAATTTTAGAACAACTGACTCAACCAGCTACAAAATAA
- a CDS encoding cytochrome c biogenesis protein CcdA, with amino-acid sequence MLENLQTQIYQIEQFANTLVTNQLTHLSVISIAIIFAAGLLTSLTPCMLSMLPITIGYIGGYEAKSRLQAAAQSTWFALGLATTLAGLGIIAGLVGKVYGQVGIGLPIIVSILAIIMGLNLLEALPLQFPSLGETNWISNDLPPGIRSYSIGLTFGLVASPCSTPVLASLLGWVANTQDLLLGAVLLLAYTAGYVTPLILAGTFTATIKKLLELRRWSGWINPVSGALLVGFGVFSLLSRLPLGSL; translated from the coding sequence ATGCTGGAGAATCTGCAAACCCAAATTTATCAAATCGAACAATTTGCCAACACCCTGGTTACTAACCAACTCACTCACCTTAGCGTTATCAGTATCGCTATTATTTTCGCTGCTGGTTTACTGACAAGTTTAACACCGTGTATGCTATCAATGCTGCCAATTACTATTGGTTATATTGGCGGTTATGAAGCAAAAAGTAGATTACAAGCTGCTGCACAATCAACCTGGTTTGCATTAGGATTAGCTACTACATTAGCAGGTTTAGGAATTATAGCAGGTTTGGTAGGAAAAGTCTACGGTCAAGTAGGAATTGGTCTACCAATTATTGTTAGCATTCTCGCTATTATTATGGGGTTGAATTTATTAGAAGCCTTACCTTTACAATTTCCATCTTTAGGTGAAACAAATTGGATATCTAATGATTTACCTCCTGGTATTCGTTCCTACTCTATTGGTTTAACATTCGGGTTAGTTGCTTCCCCGTGTAGCACACCAGTTTTAGCCAGTTTATTAGGTTGGGTTGCTAATACTCAAGATTTGCTTTTAGGTGCAGTTTTACTACTTGCTTATACTGCGGGATATGTGACACCTTTAATTTTAGCAGGTACGTTTACTGCAACAATTAAAAAACTGCTAGAATTGCGTCGTTGGTCTGGTTGGATCAACCCGGTTAGCGGTGCTTTGTTAGTGGGTTTCGGGGTGTTTTCTTTACTTTCTCGTCTTCCCCTTGGTAGTTTATAA
- a CDS encoding type II toxin-antitoxin system VapC family toxin, whose product MAYLLDTNIVTAIIKRNPKITTKLEIATRHQQKLFISGMTYYEIQRGLLAINATRKLIDFEKLSHEYTILLLDDMAIFKKASEIYADLKQRGLPIQDADIFIAATAIIHDLTLVSHDSDLSRITGLKLENWL is encoded by the coding sequence ATGGCATATCTACTAGATACCAACATTGTTACAGCAATTATCAAGCGTAATCCAAAAATAACTACCAAGCTAGAAATTGCTACTCGTCACCAGCAAAAACTTTTTATTAGTGGGATGACTTATTATGAAATTCAAAGAGGTCTTTTAGCTATAAACGCTACGAGAAAGTTAATTGATTTCGAGAAGTTATCCCATGAATACACGATATTGCTATTAGATGATATGGCAATTTTCAAAAAAGCATCAGAAATTTATGCTGACTTAAAACAAAGAGGTTTACCAATTCAAGATGCAGATATATTTATAGCCGCTACCGCAATAATTCACGATTTAACCTTAGTTTCCCATGATTCCGATTTATCAAGAATCACAGGTTTAAAATTAGAAAATTGGTTATAG